The Streptomyces sp. NBC_01775 genome includes a region encoding these proteins:
- a CDS encoding ABC transporter permease yields the protein MSATAAARPLGRVLVTTVTVLLLASVLTFALGALSEANPAAAVLGDLATPTDIARMEAQFGLDKPLPEQFLHWLGGAVTGDLGISWFTGVPVSDSIAEALPVDLSIAGLALLLAVLMGGGAGIAAALNNGGRIDRAVTLVCSVLSTLPPFLIGIVLIIIFAVQFGALPTGGYQPLETGPGQWLRYAILPAFALSLDAAASLARQLRTSLVGALRENYVTGAEMRGFSARRVLFGHVLRNAAGPALTVLGMSVPLILGGAVVTEKIFNLPGMAQLSLQAAEQHDVPVVQGTLLVTVAVVVVANLAVNAALTALNPAAVRRTGPGKARGVGKTRGAGRARGAEGAPRAGRPGRLVRVTGARHGSTPGEGSTS from the coding sequence ATGAGTGCCACCGCCGCGGCACGGCCGCTGGGAAGAGTGCTGGTGACCACCGTCACCGTGCTGCTCCTCGCCTCCGTGCTGACCTTCGCGCTCGGCGCGCTCTCCGAGGCCAACCCGGCAGCCGCCGTGCTGGGGGACCTCGCCACCCCGACCGACATCGCCCGCATGGAGGCGCAGTTCGGGCTCGACAAGCCGTTGCCCGAACAGTTCCTCCACTGGCTGGGCGGCGCCGTCACCGGCGACCTGGGCATCTCCTGGTTCACCGGCGTCCCGGTCTCCGACAGCATCGCCGAAGCCCTCCCCGTGGACCTGTCCATCGCCGGACTCGCCCTGCTGCTGGCCGTACTCATGGGCGGGGGCGCCGGGATCGCCGCCGCGCTGAACAACGGCGGCCGGATCGACCGCGCCGTCACCCTGGTCTGCTCCGTGCTGTCCACGCTGCCGCCGTTCCTCATCGGCATCGTGCTCATCATCATCTTCGCCGTGCAGTTCGGCGCCCTTCCCACGGGCGGCTACCAGCCGCTGGAGACCGGGCCCGGACAGTGGCTGCGGTACGCGATCCTGCCCGCCTTCGCGCTGAGCCTGGACGCGGCGGCCTCGCTCGCCCGGCAGTTGCGCACCTCCCTGGTGGGCGCGCTGCGCGAGAACTATGTGACCGGCGCCGAGATGCGCGGGTTCTCGGCGCGCCGCGTGCTGTTCGGGCACGTGCTGCGCAACGCCGCGGGACCCGCGCTGACGGTCCTGGGCATGAGCGTCCCCCTCATCCTCGGAGGCGCCGTCGTCACCGAGAAGATCTTCAACCTCCCCGGCATGGCCCAGCTCTCCCTCCAGGCCGCCGAGCAGCACGACGTGCCGGTGGTCCAGGGCACGCTGCTGGTCACCGTCGCGGTGGTCGTCGTCGCCAACCTCGCCGTCAACGCGGCGCTCACCGCGCTCAACCCGGCGGCGGTGCGGCGCACGGGGCCCGGGAAGGCCCGAGGAGTCGGGAAGACCCGAGGAGCCGGAAGAGCCCGAGGAGCCGAAGGCGCCCCGCGTGCCGGGCGCCCGGGCCGTCTCGTACGCGTCACCGGGGCCCGCCACGGGAGCACCCCGGGCGAAGGGAGCACCTCATGA